The Silene latifolia isolate original U9 population chromosome Y, ASM4854445v1, whole genome shotgun sequence sequence CTTCTCTCTAGGGTTTCTATGAGAGACTCCGTCTAATCTTCGTATTTAGGATCATGCGGAGGAGAAGAGGAGTGGCAAGGAACTGGACATCGAAGGTAGAGATGTTGGTGTTTCTAAATGTCGAAAAATCATGGATGTAAGTTcatctgaggcggaggttgagggcactcaaccccgccgggcccaatgaatcTCTTAAGTCTTAACTGCAGGGGGCTGGGCAATCCCTCTGTAGTTAGTGGACTCCGTAATTTATTACGAAAAGAGGCCCCCGCTTTGGTCTTTCTCTCCGAGACCAAGCTTAGTGGTGAAGAATTTAGGAGAGTTCGGGCTAGTTTTGACAAGTATGAGGGGATAGAAGTGGATAGTGTTGGGAGGTCTGGAGGTTTAGCTTTTATGTCGAAGAAGCATGTTCATTGTAAGTTTAGGTTGGCTTCGGTTGACCATATGGACTTTGAGATTACGGGGGAGGAAGGGACATGGCGAGCTACGGGTTTTTATGGGTGGTCGAGTGTCACCGAGAGACACCTATCGTGGGAGCTACTTAGGATGCTAGGTTCGCAATATAACGATCCTTGGGTGTGTATTGGGGACATTATTGAGGTGCTTTTTGCGACAGAAATGAAAGGGGGAGTGCGCCCACAATGGCAAATGAATAATTTTAGGGAAGCTGTTGACGATTGCAGTTTGAGGGATGTCGATTTTGAgggttatatatttatatatgataaTGGACAGGCGGATGAAGACAATAGACAAAGTCGGATTGATAGAGCTTTGTGAAATGAGGCTTGGATTGATTTGTTCTCGAGGGCAAAGCTTACCCATTTGGAGTGCGAGTGGTATGACCATGCCCCAATATTGCTACGGCTGGTGAGAAGGAACCGTGAGGAGCAGGGCATTAGCAGACCATTCCGGTTTGAGCAGCTGTGGGTAGGAGCGGATGGGTGTGAAGGGGTGGTCCAAGAGGCCTGGGAGACTGGGGTACGGACTTGGTGGAATTACTTGCTCAGTGTGCGGAGAATTTACAAAAGTGGAAAGGAGTTAGTATAGGCAAAGTGATGCGAGATTTAAAGAAAAAGCGAAGGCGTCTCGAGGTGTTGAATGCTGGGTGAAGGTCGAAAGGAGCCGTAAAGGAGAGGGGGAGTTTAGTGAAGGAGATTGCGGAGCTTTTAAAGCAAGAGGAGCTGTTTTGGAGACAAAGGTCCCGTGCAATTAGGCTTAAGGAAGGTGATCGAAATACGAAATTTTTTCATCGGAAAGAGACACAACGAAAACAGAAGAATCATATCGCTAAATTGGTTGATAATGAAGGTAGTGTGTGGGAGGGCCGAGATAATATTTCCAAGGTGGCTAGGGAGTATTTTGAGGAGGTCTTTGCTACGGGACAACCGGATCAGTTTGAGCACCTGCTTGATGGCGTGGAAGGGAGGGTTACGGAGAGAATGCATATACTTCTCCGATGCGATTATACGGAGGAGGAGGTTGTGACCGCTTTAAATTAAATGCATCCGTTGAAGGCTCCCGGTCCGGATGGCATGAATGGGCTGTTTTACCAAACCTATTGGCATATAGTGGGACACGCGGTGATTCGAACGGTGCTAGGCATTTTTTGAGGTGCTCCATTCCCGGAAGGTATTAACAAAACTCACATTGTTTTAATTCCAAAAAAAAGGCACCGGATAAAATGACTGATTTTCGTCCAATACGTTTATGCAATGTAATTTATAAGTTGGTGTCGAAAGTTTTAGCTAACCAGCTGAAAATAGTTTTGGGTGAAATTGTGTCGGAAAATCAGAGTGCCTTTACACCGGGTCGCCTTATCATTGATAATATTTTGGTTGCTTTTGAAATGTTTCATTACATGAAAAATTCCAAGCACAAAAATGGGTGTATGGCTCTTAAACTTGATATGTCCAAAGCTTATGATAGAGTGGAGTGGAATTTTTTAGAGCGGGTTTTAATCCGAATGGGGTTTGATGCGGGATGAGTCAATAGGGTAATGCTATGTGTGTCTTCAGTGACTTTTTCTATTCTTATCAATGGCTTACCGACGGAAGAATTTCGACCTGAGCGAGGTCTCAGACAGGGCGATCCTTTATCCCCATATCTGTTTATTTTGTGTGCAGAGGTTTTATCAAGCTTAATGAGAAGGGAAGCGAAAATTGGGTCTATTCACGGTATAAGGGTCACTCAACACTCGCCTACGGTAACACATTTGCTTTTTGCGGACGATAGCATTTTCTTTGTAAAGGCTAAAATTGATGAAGCAGCTAAGGTGAAGGCGATATTACATGAGTATGCTGGGGCCTCGGGTCAAGTGATTAATTTCGACAAAACCACGGTTTCTTTTAGTCGAGGGACACGGGAGAGCGATAAGAACGGAGTTACCCAAGTTCTAGGGGTGCGCATGGTGGAGGGTCAGGATCGCTATTTGGGTTTAACCACTATGGTTGGTCATTCGAGGAGTGTTGTGGCGAATGTTGTATGTGATAAATTGGGAAAAAAATTACAAGGATGGAAAGGGCAGTTGTTTTCGAAGGCGGGTCGGGAAGTACTGATAAAGGCAGTAGCCCAATCAATCCCAACCTATGCGATGAGTGTCTTCTGCtagaattcattaatctcattaatttacatattcatatatgtgacatttaatttagtcataaaattaaatctagatcttatgcatgcaaactttaataaaagagatggaaaaatctatttctcaccatctaattttcggctatttgggcactaacaagatctccttcttgttagttcttgagctttccttaacaaggatccaaattagaatccctcccaaaagtgaatacccaaggaaatctcttaataactaatattattatgatctagtaataatataagttttactataaaattgacacaaaaatattgtgtatttcctcttgaaaattttggccaagaggagagatatgtgagtttttatttctctaagtttttcccaaaaatggtagagagaatttattttctaacactagaaaatattatagtgaagtagtgaataattatgGATACAAATTCCTTGGCTTTTCTATGCAAAAACCGGTTGGGGAAGGAAAggaagccaatgcatgcacaaattgctcttctcaaaagcaatagggttgcatggctacaattagactataatcattgtgttttctcttattaaaataatcaacacaatttatccactaatactccctccaatatttcggtacatacaacataaaatggaaggtccattttattttgtcatttgtcaattgcgacatatgtgacatgttacttgacatgtgaatttgtaatgtatttttaacatattaaaaatcaacatactcataaaatatgtcatatacaaaatccactagtaattcgtaatcacttgtaccaaaatggtttatcaaattataaattacaacgtcttgtatttataataaattattcattcaattttcaattgtttcgtaaacaataattttatctaagtaataaaacaattcgattactcagaccgtatctcatttaatcaaatcacaataagacacgttaactttactcacaaaatcacccgtcaattttaagcaatttaattaactcgtatcggcatacgattaattaaataatcaattaagagtatttccctataggtatgacctaaggggatcaactgatcaccacctcgcacgacagtaatgtcaaactctagtcagccaatcattaccgatatgtgtggaccagttgactgtaaaatattacatcccacatgtattcttaaaatgagatttaaacatgtgattatcatgatcgacagttgtgaacgcattattgtcggaggacacttattccaacatctTCAAACTCCCGGACAATATTTGTAATGAACTCCGTTCCCTTGTTTCGCATTTTTGGTGGGGAGCAGCTCGGGGTAAGGCGAAAATTCCTTGGGTTGCCTGGTCAAAAATGTGTAAGCCGAAAGGGATGGGTGGGTTAGGTTTCAGAGACTTCCACAAGTTCAATATGGCGCTTCTAGGTAAACAAGCTTGGCGTTTTTTTACCGATAAAtcaagtgtaatactacggttttatgagtctctgggtactctatcgagtgggccttactctgtcgagtaagggtgtttttcattttaaaatagtttctgacctgtagggtactcgatcgagtagccttggtactcgatcgagtaggcgacactcgattgagtatgtcagttactcgatcgagtagcccggtttacgggtagtattttgtcgggttttgttaataatgcgatttagttTTTAAACATTTCCGCCACTTTCATAAAATGCTTTTACAGACTTAATTACTTTGAAAAGAGattgcaacctacgtacttcgcatccgtcgcattattgacaaatcccgaagcttgggaggtcggaattcatcgttctttacactcttgtgttccttgcgtcgagggtaagatctacatactatttttatggtatttcgttaaggttgtttaaaccctaatttgggggtttgggggttttgttgtcttttatgattgttagtaattgtatgatcatatgctaggaggaggattcatagaggagGCCTTTtaataacagctgttgagaccgtctgactgttttgcattccaggtagggtttccctgctcagtattagtcacatgatgtgttggttgtgctttgtgattgttgaatattatcatacgagtattgtgacggttgttggttttgattgttgatagtagttgtggttgattgtatctgtctgtgttcttcgaggtgtgtccctggctgagtggagtcacttgcgggagtggcttcacgcccattattcgccttctgtggaacccgccacagaagggatgtgcacattaatggatttgggtttatcgctcgacggagatgagcggggcttaggtgggaacggctgcggtcccccactggcggcgaggagtaacctgttgcgatgggtactctggcagggctatatactttagtgtgtagtcagtgttgtagagttgatgatggagttcggggtatatctgtgacgattgagctgtgttgtttgttgtattgttgagttatataaattgtgtgattagtactgaccccgtttattgttttaaaaactgtggtgatccattcggggatggtgagcagttgttgagcaagtatgagtcgagatacatgggatagctgggatgtgtcaccttcagatgatagagtcttccgctgtagcttgagtagtttgtcagacatttcatttagttgattagacagttgtttgAGTacttgtaacccgtattttgggtaTTCGGTTTTGGActgtatttattcactaaacttatactatttaaatattgtttcattattgtcttatgtttatcattgcctcaggaaaccgagatggtgacatctttatacctgagtggtcttggtaaggcacttgaagtatgagggtgttacaaagtggtatcagagcgacgatcctgaaacctgtaactaatgaatataatgaacatagggagtcaattaaaatgaacccggggtaaaggttgtaggagctaatgcaaaggcttgggagacgtcctaaagtcgcgaactcgccctacaattttaaaccggtcacatgggggtatgtgtcaaggtcgtatgtggtgtCTGTCAGTTTATATGTGAAAGTAACGGTATATGTTGTGagttgttggatgttgggagtggaggattgaaattgtgattgaaaagttggtgggatgtgtttatatgttagtttgcataaagaagcatgatggttgtttattatatggcatttaataacatgaagtagactaattttgttgattgtatgcgGAACTGTGTAGAAATGCATGcgtagttatattataatgttgagattaTGAAGCTGCATAGTATTTTGGGTTacgtgagataacatgcgggtagtattcacaagtctgcatgactcgatcgagtaaggggtactcgattgagtgggtgaggtactcgatcgagggggtctgactcgatcgagtgggtatttgacgtttttatgatcagaatcgtatttttgggtactcgatcgagtacataggggcactcg is a genomic window containing:
- the LOC141628530 gene encoding uncharacterized protein LOC141628530, with translation MNLLSLNCRGLGNPSVVSGLRNLLRKEAPALVFLSETKLSGEEFRRVRASFDKYEGIEVDSVGRSGGLAFMSKKHVHCKFRLASVDHMDFEITGEEGTWRATGFYGWSSVTERHLSWELLRMLGSQYNDPWVCIGDIIEVLFATEMKGGVRPQWQMNNFREAVDDCSLRDVDFEGYIFIYDNGQADEDNRQSRIDRAL